The Patescibacteria group bacterium genome segment AAAGAAGAAAGTTGCTTTTTTCATAGGCGTAAAAGTTAATTTTTAATTTATCAATAGAAAAAATATTTAGGAAAAAAACTTTTGATTTTGCGCTGAAAATTTTTAAAAAAGCCTGACACCTCCACTTCAAAACCACTCGGAATAGGATTAGGTGCATTAATGATAAAATTAACATCAGAAGAGTTAGGATTGCAAATTTTTAATCGATGATAACGATCTGAACGAATTTCATAATTGACTAAAGGTGGGACAGTGGTGACAAAATCTAAGGGATCTATCTCTCCGCTTCTCTGCCAGGAAAAAAGAAGTACCTCTCCCCCAGGTGAAGAAGCGTTAACGCTGAGAGAGGCCGGATAGGCAAGATTTAAATCAAGATCTAATTGAAACGATTGATTGGTCGAAAGACTGACGGACCATGGCACAGTATTTGTGATCACGTTTACTAGTCCTAAAAGATAAGAAGAGTTATTGGGAAGGGTGTCAGAGTCAGTAAGGGTTAATGGATCAACTTTTTCTTGGTTAATTTTATAAAATGCTCTTTCAACACCACTTTCGGCCGCATAATAAGCCAATTCAGAAAAAGAAGTTGCCCGAACAATCTGTCCTTGACGAACCAAGACTTCACTCATCATTAAACCAGCGGCTAAAAGACTGCCTAAAATTAAGACGACCAGAAGTAAAGAAACGCCTGATTGAGATTGACTAAAGTTCATTTTTTTATTTTATCATTTTTTAACAATTTTTGCAATGAGAGTTTGAATTTTTGTGTTCTTTTATCTATTTTCTTTCCCCATATCTTTGAATGACGGTTTGTTGAAGGCTAAAAACTTGACCTTTGGCTTTTAATTCTAAAACAATTGTTACCCGTGGCTGAATTCTTGTTGTCGCATTAGAGGTAAAGGGGTCTTGGGAAGGGGAAATATAAAATTTAAGATCCGTCACTTCAACCTCACTACTCGTTAACGGCTGGTCCCCGCTACCACCAACATTTTTCATTATCTTATTACTACTGAAGCTGTAAACCACTGTCTGATTGGTTTGATAATTAATGAGTGCCAAAGTAGAAGTGGGTGAAGGAATTTGAGAGCCATAATGCAGATAATCGACTAAACCAGCGCGAATGTCTTTGGCGATGATAGAGAGTAAATAATTGGCCTCTTGTTGTAAACTAGAAAGTTCGGCTGATTTTCTTTGTGAGCCAATAGAAAAAGTATAAATACCAGTTGCCGCTAAAAAGACGAAAGCGATGATACTCACTGAAGTTAACATTTCAACTAAAGTAAAGCTAGATTTGTTGGTAAATTTTTCTTTTTTAGTTTTTGGATTATTGAATTTATTTTTCATCGCCAATTAGTCAGAATTTGTTGAAGGTTAATTGTCTGGTCGCCTGCTTTTGTTCGCCAAAGAACCTGCGAAGAAATTCTTATTTCATTGGGCGAAAGACTTGTAATCTGGAGTAACCGTTTATAAATCGTATTAGGTGAAGGACAGTGAAAATACCGGCCACTAGAAAGACAGAGACCACAATTTGTGCAATCTTTAATCGTTGAACCGCCAGAAAAAGAAGCTTGTGTTAAACTGGTTGAATCAGCATTGGCAATAAAACTTCCGGCACTTAAACCATAATTCCAATCATTGAGAGCCAACCAATTGCTGTCGCGAATTGCCCTCATTACCTCCATTCCCTCCCGTGCCAAACTGGTAGCAAGAAGTGCTTCACCACTTCTTCCGCCAATAGAATAAGAATAAGAGGCTAAAGCGATGATGCCTAATAAAGCTGTGACAATCAGAGTTGCCGCGACAATTGTCTCCACTAAAGTAAACCCCTTTTTCATAATATAAATTAAATTTGACATTTAATCACTCACCTCAATTTGTCCGGAAAGGCAATTAATTTTTACTTTCTTTTGTTCATTTGTCCGACTGTCTTGAAGGGTGATAGTTTGATTGGTTGAACAAGCGACGTTATTGACGTAAAGACTGGCTAAAGGCAAGGCGAAAACTTGATGTTGCGAAGAAAATGGATTGAAAAAAATATTTTTGGAAAGAGAGTAATTAAAAATTGCTTCACCACTATCATATAAATAGTCATTGTTAGTAGCAAAAAAAATATAGGTGTTGTTATTGGGCAAATAAACACCATAACCACGGGGCAAACTACTGTCCATTTGTTGAGCACTTAAAGCCAAACTTTGGGCTTGTTTTAAAATACTGGCTAAACGCCGAGCATCTAATAAAACTAATTCTTTCCTTTCTTTAATCCGATAATTAACATAACCAATCCCTAAAATTAAAACAGTAATTGTCATCACCACCATCATTTCGATAAAAGTAAAGCCTCTTCTCATATTTATATTTTTCCAAAAAAAGACAAAAAAATCAAATCACCAAAAAATAGGGTCATTACGCCGCCAACAGCTAAAAATGGGCCAAGAGGAATTTTAGAGGTCAACTTTTTTTGATGAGTGATGAGAAGAATTAAAGAGGCAAAACCACCGAGTAGATAAGAAATGACTAAAACAACTAAAATTTTTGGCCAAGCAAAGGTTAAACCCAATAGCAAACCTAAACGTAAATCACCTTCGCCAATTCCTTTTTTCGCCGTCAAAAGATATTGAAGAAGAAAAAACCCAAAACCAAAAAAACCGCCGAGCAGAAGAGTAGTTAAGTGATAAGTTGTTGAGTTAATGAGTAAAAGGTTAAGGAGAAAAATGACAATGGTTGCTGGAATAACAACAGTATCTTCGATTAACATATATTTCAAATCATAGACAAAAATAAAAACCATCACTGTTAGAAAAAGCCAATCGCGAAGAAGGAAAATTGAAAATTGAAAATTGGAAATTGGAAATTGGGGATAGATGGATAAAAATTGATGAGATAATTTCAAAGAGGCCAATAAAAATAAAGCGCCTGTTGTCAGTTCAATTAATGGATATTGCCAGGAAATTTTTGCTTGACAATAGCGGCACCTACCCTTTAAAAATAAAAAGGAAAAAAGCGGAATTAAATCAAAAAAAGAAAGCCGGTGTTGACAAGCCGG includes the following:
- a CDS encoding prepilin-type N-terminal cleavage/methylation domain-containing protein translates to MRRGFTFIEMMVVMTITVLILGIGYVNYRIKERKELVLLDARRLASILKQAQSLALSAQQMDSSLPRGYGVYLPNNNTYIFFATNNDYLYDSGEAIFNYSLSKNIFFNPFSSQHQVFALPLASLYVNNVACSTNQTITLQDSRTNEQKKVKINCLSGQIEVSD
- a CDS encoding prepilin peptidase, translating into MVFLFALFSFLFGLAIGSFLNCLIYRLSQKKSLFGYSFCPACQHRLSFFDLIPLFSFLFLKGRCRYCQAKISWQYPLIELTTGALFLLASLKLSHQFLSIYPQFPISNFQFSIFLLRDWLFLTVMVFIFVYDLKYMLIEDTVVIPATIVIFLLNLLLINSTTYHLTTLLLGGFFGFGFFLLQYLLTAKKGIGEGDLRLGLLLGLTFAWPKILVVLVISYLLGGFASLILLITHQKKLTSKIPLGPFLAVGGVMTLFFGDLIFLSFFGKI